Part of the Patagioenas fasciata isolate bPatFas1 chromosome 29, bPatFas1.hap1, whole genome shotgun sequence genome, gACCCCAGGTGACCTCAGATGCCCCCAGGTGACCTCTGACCTTTGACCCCGCAGATGATGATCATCCTGGGCGTGATTTGCGCCATCGTCCTCATCATCATTATCGGTGAGTTTGGCGCTAATTAGGGTGCCAGACGTGTTAATTAGGGCTTAGAAATGCTAATGAGGCGCTATGCTAATGAGGGTGGGCGGGGCATGCAAACGAGCTGCCTTAATGAGGGGTTTACCCTTTCAGTTGGGGGTTAATAGTGGTATGCAAATGAGCGGGCACGCTAATTAGAAGGTGGATATGCTAATGAGGGGTGGGGTGTGCTAATGAGGGGCGGGGCATGCTAATGAGCAGCCAATTAACTCAGATAATGGGCATGTAAATGAGGGGAGTGAATGTGCAATTAAGCTCTAATTTATGCAAATGAGGGGGCGGGGCATAGTAATTATGCTCAACAGGCGGGGCTTAATATGCATATTAGACTGTGCTAATTAGATATGCAAATTAGACCACACCCATAGGGAATAAGGGAGCTTGAATTGCATGGAAACGAATGGGCTGTGAATGCAAATGAAGGGGCGGGGCATGCAAATAACCGGGCGGGGCTTACAGATAAACCCACGTGACTTTGGGGTGGGCATGGCTTAGCGCTGCATGCAAATAAGGGGGGCGTGGCCACCCACCAGACCACCCTTCCCTTAAAGGCACAAGGGTCCCTTTAAGGAGGGCGTGGCTTAGAGAGGAGGGGGCGTGTCCCCCTCCAAGCCACGCCCCCCTCCCCTAActcctccccctttctctccccagtGTATTTCAGCACCTaacgccgccggccccgcccaccAGCCCCGCCCATGGGCGTGGCCAACCtatcccacccccctcccctctgccccccccccccccctcaggGACCCTCTTTGCACCCTAATatcccccctggggaccccaaaacttcaCCCCCCCCTTAAACCCCGCCCCCTTAAGCCCCGCCCCCTTAAGCCCCACCCACTCAATGTGCACTCCCCCCCCCGTTAACCCCCgtaccccaatatcccccccccctttgcaccccaaaataaccccccCTTATAATTAGGGGTTCCCCCTCCAAATTGGTGTTGCCCCCTTAAataggtgtgtgtgtgtccccccaaaattggggtgtcccccctttaaatttggggtgccccccccataTGCCCCCCCCCCATATGAAGATTTGGGGGTGTCCACAGCCCAGAGAACCccaaaaattgggggggggggagcgtCAAACCCAACCCCCCCCATGGAGGGAATTTGGGGTCACCCTGGgctccccaacacccccaaaaaagtgggggggtcccccaaaatGTGGGGTGACCCCAAAAAGTGGGATCTATAGTGTGCACCCCCCCCCAAATAATTTTGGGGTGTGTCCCCCCCCTAAATCTGAGCACAATTTTTTGGGGGCCCCCCCTTTATTTTTGGGGGGTCTCtgagattttggggtccccccattgaaataatttggggggttctTGCCCCCCCCCAATTGCATTCCAGGGGCCCCCCCAAAACATTccagccctgtccccccccccaaatatttGGGGTGCACCCCCCCAAATCACTGCCGCAGcgtggggggggtcccccaatTTAGGGGGGGGTCCTTAAGTTGGGAGGGGGATCCCCaaaattggggggggtccccaagttgggggggaccccaaaactcccagggggaccccaaaattatgGGGGGACAGCAGGAAATGTTGGGGGGTGGATGTgaaatggggggggtccccaaaattgaggggggaccccaaaattaagggggggaccccaaagatGTGAGGCTGCCCCAAaactggggggaccccaaaattattgggggggggggccgAAAGATTGAGGGGGGGGTCCCTAAAATTTGGGGGGTTCATGGTTTGTGgagggggacaccccaataatTGGGGGGGACCCctaaaaatgggggggacccaagtgagggacaaggggggggtccccaaatttaAGGAGGTGCCAgaggctggggaggggggggtccccaaaatccccccccaaaTTGATTTGAAGGGGGAGCCCCAAAAtgtgggggtgcagtgggggggggCCCCCAAAAATGGGGGATTCCCTGTTATGTTCcttggggggggttttggggtccccccatatgTGTGTCCTGGGGGGGGTACCCAAAATCCCCCCCCCCATACAACCCCCCtatttttggggacccccccctccgGGCAGGAGGAATTGAGGGGGGGGGCGGGTGTCACTGCCgcccctccccccttttttgggggggggtccccattcccctcccccccccccaccctgaccccccctccccggtgggttttggggacccctcgggttttttggggggggggggtccccaaatcctGGTGTGAATCGTGTATTATAATGAGATTAATAAAGTCGGTGTCTGTGAGGGGGGGtggatttttgggggggggacaccccgaaaatggggggggaccccaaatttggggggggaggtgggtggaccctgaaatgggggggacccaaatATGGGGAGACCCTAAAATTGGGGAGACccaaaaaatgggggggacccaaatATGGGGAGAACCTAAAATTGGGGAGACCCAAAAAATGGGAGGGACCCAAAAATGGGAggggggggtgaaattggggggggaccccaaaaattgGAGGGGGGACACCCAAAATAGGGGGGGAGGTCCTGAAATTGGGGGTGGAACCCCACAAATGGGGGGGTCCTGAAATCGGGTGGGGGCCCCCCAAAAATGAGGGAACTAAAATTGGGTGGGGGGTACCCTGAAATAGGGGGGTAGGTGAAATTGGGGGGGGAACCCCTGATTTTGGGGGGCAAACCCAAAATTGGGGGGTGGACCCTAAAAAGAGGGGGAGGGGCTTGAAATTGAGGGGGGACCctaaaattggggggggggaccCTAAAATGGGAGGGAGTGTAAAATGAGGGGggctgggaagctaagcagggtcggccccggtcagtacttggatgggagaccatgaAGGTCAATGGGgcctggggtgggttatgggggtggtcagtgggtcagagaggttctcctgcccctttactctgccctaaataaagggtttagttcatatactatcaggatatactttggggacatatatatatacgtacatttatatatatgtatatatatatatgtagaatgcccgatctcgtctgatgtgggaagctaagcagggtcagccccggtcagtacttggatgggagaccacgaaacccaatggtacctgggggggGGGGATTAATTAGAAGGTTCAAGGACAGGGTTATCAAttaatggtgatcaatatggaacacagaatcacagaatattagggattgatTAGGAGCATTGGTAGAACGCTTTCGGGTCCTTTTCGGGCGTTTTCGGGTCCTGTCGTTCTTTTTCGGGCTTCTTCGGGCGTTTTCGGGTCCTGTCGTTCTTTTTCGGGCTTCTTCGGGCATTTTCGGGTCCTGTCGTTCTTTTTCGGGTCCGGTCGGTTCCCTGTCGGGTGCTGTGGGTCTCTGTCGTTCTTtttcgggccttttcgggcttTTTCGGGTCCTGTCGTTCTTCTTCGGGTGCTGTCGGTCCCTCTCGGGCTCTTGGCCCCGCCCCTTCGCGCCTGCGCAGTGAACTACACTTCCCTCCGGCGCTGTTGCCATGGCGACGGGCGGCGTGGCGTGGCGGGGAAGGGGTGGCGCTTCCGGCGCGGTTGCCGTGGAGACGGACGCGGTGTCCATGGCGACGGGCGGCGCGCAGGCGCAGTTGCTGCGGAGGCGGGAGGTGGCGGCTCGGGAGCGGCTGCGCTGGGTCAGCGCCCGCGGGCGCGTCCTGCGGCTCGGACCGGGGTTGCGGGACAGAGCGGGTGAGGaacggggtttgggggggttataggggctggggggaggataTGGGGGGAGTATAGGGGTTTAGGGGGCTATGGCGGCTTGGGGGACGGATATTGGGGGGGTataggggggctatggggggtgatATAGGGGTGTTgtaggggctggggggaggatatgggggggctatgggggaagtataggggtttgggggggctatgGCGGCTTGGGGGATGGATATTGGGGGGCTATAGGGGCTGAAAGGGGGCTATAGGGGGTGATATAGGGGTGTTGTAGGGGCTACGGGGgctatggggtttggggggggctgaggggggagtatatgggtttgggggggctatggggaagGATATCGGGGGGCTATAGGGGCTGaagggggggctatgggggtggataaggggggctgggggggtttgggggggaacatggggggtttgggggggtatggggggttatAGGGGTTGGAGGGAGGatatgggggggctatggggggttggggggggatattgggggctcaggggggctaTGGGGACCGGGGGGTGTGTCAGAGGACCCCATTGGGGGCGGGGTCACCCCACGCCCCGCCCATTCCCATTCCCCCACAGGGGACCCCGAGCTCCGCCCCCTCCTGGATGCCGCCGGAAGTGACGTCAGCCACTGGTTCGACCCCCAGACCGGAGACGTAAGTTGGGGGGGCGGTGTCCCCattgtgggggtgtccccaagtgtgtGGTGTCCCAGTTTTGGGGTGTTCCCCCATTGGGGGTATcccagttttggggtgtcccatttTGGGTGTGACAAGGGGCGTGTCCCCATTTCGGGGTGTCCccaatttgggggtgtccccattgggggtgtgacaaggggggtgtcccattttggggtgtccccatttcggggtgtccccattgggcgtgtgacaaagggggtgtcccattTCAGGGTGTCCCCAATTTGGGGGTCTccccattttggggtgtccccattgggggAGTGacggggggggtgtccccatttcaGGGGTCTCCCCATTGTGGGAGTGTCCCCATTgtgggggtgacaagggggggtgtccccatttcgGGGTATCCCAAATTTGGGGGTGTCCCATTGGGGgtgtgacaaagggggtgtccccattccgGGGTGTCCccaatttgggggtgtccccattgggggTGTGACAAGGGGAGTGTCCCCATTgtgggggtgacaaggggggtgtccccattccgGGGTGTCCccaatttgggggtgtccccacagcCTCTGCAGCGCGTGGAGCCGCGGTCGGGGCTGGTTCGGGGTGTCCCCCCGGGGGGGCCCCCCCTGGAACCCCGATCAGATTGGgtgcccccccgggaccccccgtgGTGGGGAGACCCCCGGTTGTGTGTGGGGACAGTGACGGGGACACCGCGACACCTGCGGCTGAGGAACAACCTGACGGGGGACGACATCGTCATAGAGGTGACGGGACGGACAGGCGGacgtggggacagacagggggacacggggacaatgggacacggggacagggggacatggggacagggggacaagggggaataagagggacattggggacccccagtCTGTCCCCTggttggggcggggggggtgacACATGGGGTGACACGGAGACCCTTGGGGTGCCCTTGTCcccttgggggggtcccatgtcccttTGGGTGACCCCTCATTTGGGGGGTTGTCCCATGTCCCTTgaggggggtcccatgtccctttggggtgtcccctcATTTTTGGGGTCTCTTGTCCCATTTGggggtgtcccatgtcccttggCGGGGGTCCCATGTCCCTTTGGGGTGACCCCTCGTTTTgggggtgtcccatgtcccctttggggggtcccatgtcccttTGGGGTGACCCCTCATTTTTGGGGGGTCTCTTGTCCCATTTGgggatgtcccatgtcccattttggggtgtcccatgtcccttggCGGGGGTCCCATGTCCCTTTGGGgtgacccctcattttgggggggtcccatgtcccttTGGGGTGACCCCTCATTTGGGggggtgtcccatgtcccttggggggggtcccatgtccctttggggtgtcccctcATTTTTGGTGTCTCTTGTCCCATTTgggggtgtcccatgtcccatttgggggtgtcccatgtcccttggGGAGGGTCCCATGTTCCATTTgggggtgtcccatgtcccatttgggggggtcccatgtcccttTGGGGTGACCCCTCATTTGGGggggtgtcccatgtcccttgggggggtcccatatccctttggggtgtcccctcATTTTTGGGGTCTCTTGTCCCATTTGggggtgtcccatgtcccttggGAAGGGTCCCAAGTcccatttgggggggtcccatgtcccctttGGGGTGACTCCTCATTTGGGGGTGTCCCTTGTCCCATTTGggggtgtcccatgtcccttggGGGAGGTCCCATTTCCCTTTgggggtgtcccatgtcccatttgGGGAGGTCCCATGTCCCCTTGGGGGTGTCCCCTCATTTTTGGGGGTCTCTTGTCCCATTTGGGGGTCCTGTCCCCCCCCCAGGTGTGTGGGGAGCAGGCGGGGGGGCTCCTGCAGGGGGCGCTGCCCTGGAACACCCACATTTTGGGGTACGCCTGGCGCtgcgggggggtccccgtgtccccacacctgccccccccgccccccgatggtgacgatggtgacggtgacgatggtgacggtgacgATTCCCCCCCCACCGTCCTGCTGTACTTCGCCGATGACTTCGTTGAGGTGTAGggtagggaccccaaaacctgcacccccccccgcacccccaaaccctgcacccccaaacccagcacccccaaacctgcaccctgttgcaccccaaatcctgcacccccaaaactgcacccaaaatcctgcaccccaaatactgcacccccaaacctgcaaccccccagtacccccaaacctgcacccccaaaaccctgcacccccttgcaccccaaacctgcacccccccagcaccccccaaaattgcacccccaaatgttgcacacccccaaaccctgcatcccaaaccctgtgccccccaaaaccctgcacccccaaatcctgcacccccaaacccagcacccccaaaaccctgtaccccccagcaccccaaacctgcacatcctcagcacccctaaacctgcacccccccagcaccccacctgcacccccaaacctgcaccccccaaatgctgcacccccaaacctgcaccccaaatcctgcacccccttgcatcccccaaaccctgcaccctcaaaaccccgcacccccaaacctgcaccctccttgcaccccaaaacctgtggcccccccagcacccccaaacctgcacccccccagcagccccaaccctgcaccccccaaatcctgcacccccttgcaccccaaacctgtgccctccagcacccccaaatTTGCACCTcaaacctgcaccccccaaacctgcacccccagcacccccaaaccctgcaccccaaacctgcaccctccCAGcagccccaaacctgcacccccaaatcctgcacccccctgcaccccaaacctgcacccccagcacccccaaaccctgcaccccaaacctgcaccccccagcacccaaaacCTGCACCTCCTCAGCACCCTTAAACCTGcacgcccccaaatcctgcaccctcttgcaccccaaatcctgcacccccagtaccccaaacctgcaccccccagcacccccaaaactgcaccccccaaaactgcaccccccaaaccctgcacccccaacacccccaaacctgcacccccaaacctgcacccccttgcaccccaaacctgcaccccccagcacccccaaaactgcaccccccaaaccctgcacccccaacacccccaaaccctgcacccccaaacctgcacccccttgcaccccaaacctgcaccccccagcacccccaaaactgcaccccccaaaccctgcgctccccaacacccccaaacctgcacccccaaatcctgtacccccttgcaccccaaatcctgcaccccccagcacccccaaaactgcactccccaaacctgtgccccctcagcacccccaaacctgcaccccccaaacctgcaccccccaaaccctgcacccccaaacctgcaccccccaaacctgcaccccccaaatcctgtacccccttgcaccccaaatcctgcacaccccagcacccccaaaactgcactccccaaacctgtgccccctcagcacccccaaacctgcaccccccaaacctgcaccccccaaaccctgcacccccaaacccccaaaccctgcaccccccaaacctgcaccccccaaatcctgcacccccttgcaccccaaacctgcaccccccagcacccccaaaactgcaccccccaaaccctgcgct contains:
- the CYB5D1 gene encoding cytochrome b5 domain-containing protein 1, which codes for MATGGVAWRGRGGASGAVAVETDAVSMATGGAQAQLLRRREVAARERLRWVSARGRVLRLGPGLRDRAGDPELRPLLDAAGSDVSHWFDPQTGDPLQRVEPRSGLVRGVPPGGPPLEPRSDWVPPRDPPWWGDPRLCVGTVTGTPRHLRLRNNLTGDDIVIEVCGEQAGGLLQGALPWNTHILGYAWRCGGVPVSPHLPPPPPDGDDGDGDDGDGDDSPPTVLLYFADDFVEV